TGGACCGTGCCACGAGTGAAACCTTCTACTCCAAGTCGACCCCAATCAGACCCTTTCTTCATTTTGCACCATCTTTGTGGCAGAATCCAAATGCTTGAGCTATTACAGTtgaagggtggacagtgagtgggCAGTTGCTCTGTGTAGAATAAAGATCTTGTTCTCTAGCACTGTACCATTGTCCTCCCACCCCTGGTCTATCTGCTCTGCATGGTGTCTTTATGAATTGCCCTTGTTTGCTCTTGGTCACAAGGCCTGGACATATTGCTTTTGTTTGCAAAGGATGGGTTCCTGCAAAATATTGTAGGTCACTTCTAGCAAATGGAAATGAGCCAAGTTATGAGCTTGACCAATTACTTTAAACTGGTGGCTAGTTTGGGGAAGCTGTTCAAGCCTTGAGCCTTTCTTTACGCACAAGATCAGGGAGTGCACAATTCCCTGTTGCTGCCTCCATGGTGGCACCTAAGCCAATCAGAGCCAACTTGCTGACCAGTCAGTCTCCTTTTCTCCTgttgtataaattgttgtgatggtCTGAAATTTGGCATTTGTCCTGATGTGTGAAAGACAGAAAAACTTTGACTTGTTGTTGTTTTCAGTGGTGTTCAAATTCTGTTCTACCTCACAGCCATTTATAAGTTTTGGGTCATTTACTTGACACTTTTTATACTGAACAAGACAATGCCAGGTCAGGGTGGCAGGAATTGTACTGTGTGCCTGGTCCATGTTACACCTGATCTTGGAGTCTCTGCTGCTGGATGATGAATATGTGAAATCGAACTGGTTCCATTATATCCCTCATTTTGGGTGATTCGAATACAAGTGTTTAGAATataagaacaggaggccattcagccctttcagtctGTTCTATCTATGAGATTGTGACATATCTGTGTGTTAACTCAATCATTCACCTTTGCTCCTATATCCCTCTGACTTTTTTTCTCAATAGGAATAcaatctctgatttaaaatgtttaattgctCTGCTGATTATTACAAGTTTCATACTTTCAGCAACCTTCAGTCAAAAAAGACTTCTCTCCTGATGGGCCTAgctttcattttaatttaatgtCCATTGGGTATCTCCCACCAGGAGGCAGTTGACTCTCTGTTACTCTGTGTTTGATTCAAAGTCCTTAAAAACCATAGTCCGATTACCTTCCCAGGCTCAGCTCATTTACGTAATCCTTCCTCAAAATCAGATTGTAGGAATACTGCCGTTGGCATATTCTCTATCACAATGTTTCTATGGTATTTCAAGCCTTGCTGAGTGAGCCTTACACAGATGTGGTTTCTACTTGCCTTCTCcctaccccgaccccccccccaatCCTGTACCCAGGAATATTCTGGCTCCTCCCCAAAACGGAAACGAGGTGACGAATCCGATGAAGGGATCGGTTCTCCGGATTCCGCAGATGAAGAGCTGGCTGAGTTAAGGCAACACCTGGAGAAGGAGAGGCTGATCCGGATTACACTGGAAGAGAAGGTTTGTTAGTCCTTTGCCCCAGGGGCTGCTGGGACCATGTGCCCATCCACAATTTGCCTGTGACGTGGCCCTTCAGCCTGCCCTCGGGCTTGGCTTGGTAGCAGACTCCATGTCGTTGCCAACTGGGTCGTTGGTCACGTTCCTCACACAGTGCCCAATTCCACTGACTTGACGTTcccacttctggctgaagtatGTGAGGGCCTCCCCTCTGAAAGGACAGTGCGGAGTCCCCCTGGAGCTGGAAAAGTGCCACTGGTGCCAGCTGCCAAGAAATGCAGGCTCAGAACTCTTGTCAGGTCCCCCATCTGACCACTGCTTCTGGACTGAGTGGACACAGGAACCCCTCTGGACTGCAGCTGACGGATGAAGTGTGCATCCAGACCATAACGTCACAGAAGCACATGGACGTCCTGAAAAGCCACACTCAGCAACCACTGCCATCCACAACCCACCATGACACACCTATCATCACACATACTGCACACATAGACCAGACCCAGTCTTAATTTGGGACAAAGATACCCCAAAAATGTTTTTATAAACAAAATGGTTCCAAGGATGTGGGAGTGGgatttggggagggggagggcagaACTTCACTCATTTGCACTTGCAAAGAGCTGACAGCCTGAATGTCTATGCTGTATCATTCTGGGGAGTCACATCAGGCACTGACTCCATCGGCCTTCTGGCCCCTTTCTCCCTTTTTGTAGGTGAAAGCTCTGGAGTCACAGCTACAGCCCGGCAAGCTGAAGGAGATCCTACACCAGGCCCAACTACAGCAGGAGCACGATGTGCTACTAGACCGGCAGAGGCAGCTTCTGGAGGAGCAACAGAGAAGCATCAACATACCAGCACAGGTATCACCTTCTGCAGCTCCTCTCTCCCTCAGGCAgcctggaccaggctgcattctCCATAACCCTGTGCCCTCTCCCACTCTATGGAGGAAATTGCTGCCTCCTCGACATCTGTCCCCTATTCCTGAACTTCGTGCAAGGAGGCCAATCTGGATATCTCCCCGTGGGCCTGCTCGTAGGGGGCATGGCCAGGCCCAGATTGGAGCCACGCTGTGGAAGGAATTGTGGTTGATCTTGGGTGGATACTGTAATGCACTGTGTACGTCATTATGTGGGGGCCTTCCACACCCACTATATGCCACAGGACCTGGTCGGTCAGTGTGGTGCAAAACCAGCAATAGACTACTTAACTTAAAGCAAATAAAGTACACTTCTTATTTACTACGTCCCTTTAAGGAGGCAGTATTATTAACTGACGAGCCTGGGCATTGTCACCTTGGTGGTTATTAGTTAGAAAATTTCTACAGCACAATATTTCAATATTGGGTCTTTAACATGCATTTAAAATGTTcagattttacttttgttttaaaatattgggCTACAGCAAGTTGGGGGTAAATGTAGGGTGAAAAATTGGCATGTATTTATTTGATATAAATCTGAAAAACACAAATGGGAGACCTCATAGAAGCAGCCAGACTGAATGCAAATATATCCAGGCACCTTGCTGTGGTGTCCACGTTCATTCCCTCTGTACCTGTTCAAAAACAAAGCTCCCATGTATTATTGCTTCTTTCACTAACTTGCCACTGTGATCATCAAACTACAGCATAGGgaaaagccattcggcccaatgtGCCTGTGCCAGCCCTCTGAGCTACTCCATTTGTTTTCCCTTTGGAGTATTTATCCACTTCATCATTCAGttttattattgaatctgcttccactcaTTTTAAGGCAACAACTCACTGCTTTTTAAAAGAAGTCTTCTCATCTCCCCTCAGGGCTTTTGCTGATTTATTCGTTCTGTCTGGGAATGGGGGTAACGATAAAAACTGCTTGCACAGTGGAACAGCTGCATCCCATGCTTTGGTGTGTAACATTTAATTTATCTTTGACTGACACTGTCAGGTCCGCAGGTGGGATTAGTGACAAGGCATTGCTATCTTTGCCATTGGGCTAGGCAGGAATGGAAGGAGTTTGTAAAGATGCCCACCACCAGGACAGTTGCAGCAAACAGCACAGCAGTCATTTGGTCGTACAGAAAGTGGATATTGTTGAAAAGAGAAGCATTTTGTCAAATCTTTTCATCAGGACAGAAAAGAGTGCCAATTTTTAAAACATCACAACAATTTATGCGACAGAAGAAAAGGGTACTAATTAACTGTACAAAATCGCTTTCTCCATGGCAAATGCCCCAGCCAGTGGAGAACTACAGGCACTCTGTTTTACATTCATGTTGCAGTCATGTGGATCGTAATAGTGGAGACTCTAGTTCCCTTCCATTACAGTGGCCTAGTGCCAATGTAACTCCACTAAGAATCCGAAGGCGCAGGCTAATGcttatgagttcaaatcctaccatagcagctggtgaaatttagaattcaattaataagtctggaattgaaagctagtgtCAGTGACGGTGACCACCGACTGTTCTGGTTCAGCAGTGTTCtttatagggaaggaaatctgtcgttTTTACCAGGAATAGGCTAACGTGATTCGAGACCCAGAACAATGCGGGGAACTTTTAACcgtggccaagcaagccactcagttcaagttagggacaggcaacaaccATGTTGACATCCCAcaaaatgattttatttaaagGGTGACCAAAAACCTCCCCCACGTTCACAACCTGCTGGTTCGACAGATAACCTGTTTGGCTACATTATAAATGCACTTTCCTTAAACAAGTTCTGGGGTGTGGCTTCAACCTGGAACTTCTGTTCACTGTGCCACTAGACCTTCAAGTACATAGCTAGGACTCTCAAATCTGAGATAACTAATGAATACAATAAGGAATCAAGGAGGAAGCTCTACACTCGGAATCTGGAATTTGCTCACACAGGGAGGTGAATAGCGTTGACGTATTTAAGAGAAACTCGGGAGAAAGTAACACAACAAGCTGATGGGGTGAAATGGGAGTTCTCCCATGGGGGGCTGGTACAGAtcttttgggccaaatggcctgtttctttgcTACAAGATTTCAATATGTAACAAGGACTGGAAATGATGATAATGGTTGGTGGCaagggggaggaaactggaagggGAATCCATAAAATATGGACCAATGAGTTAATAATAACTCATTGTCCCCTGGAATTGAGCAGGAGTTCTAGAATGTATTGGGAGACATGTATTCAGGGAATTCATTTCCCAGCCTGACATTTCTGGAGGAATTAACCCTCCTTGGTGGCGAGGGCAAGTAGCTGACTGCTTCTTTCTCAGCGGTCTGTGTTACTGTTCTGTCTCTGTTGATTAGTTTTGATTTTCTCCTGTAAATGGATATGGTCATAGCTGCTGTTGCATTTTTCCTTGATCTGTTGCCAGCTCAGCCTCACAGCCTAGCTGGCTGCTCCTTCCGTCCAGACCCATCACTCTTCTCCTGCTGCTCCAACTCTGCCTTCTCCTGGAAATTTGATTCACaggtagaaagtgtttgacacgcttgccttcattgctcagacctttgagtataagcATTGGGACATAATGTTGagattatacaggacattggtgaggcctcttctactgtgtgcggttctggtcaccctgttattggaaggatattattaaattggagagaggtcagaaaagattaaccaagatattgctgggaatggaggatttgagttataaggagaggccggGTAGGCTGGGATCTTTtctttccactggagtgtagcaggttgagtggtgaccttttgtagatgtttataaaatgaagggcatggataaggtgattaATGACCTTTCTTTTTCCCGCACAGTTagagggaattcaaaactaggggacacatttttaatgtgagaggaaacattttagaaaggacatgaggggcaactttttttttacagtggttcgtggtgtggaatgaactacagaggaaatggtggatgcagctacagttccaaagtttaaaaggcatttggatgagtacatgaataggagatgtttggagggacatgggccaaaagcaggcaagtgagactagtttaagTTTGGGACCatagtcagtgtggactagttggacccaagggtctatttttgtgttgtatgactctatgggcCTGTGGGTTCCCAAAGGTCACCGTTTCTCAGCAGCCTTGCTGTTTGTGAGTTTCTGAAAGGGTTAAACAGTGTGTGCAGGTTGCTGAGAGTGGGCTTGTATTCCTTCATGCGCAGAAAATTTGAATTGTCTTTTAAGATTAAAGCATTCCATTGAGATGGAGAGAATCTGCAACAAAGGGTCTTTATCTTAAAATTATAGTCAGGCAACTCAGGAATGTTGTTGGAAAGTATTGCTCACATGAAGAAGAGTAGGAGTTTAGAACTCTCTGCCTCAAAAATGCTGCAaagacagggctgagggagggtaGGTGCCAATGTTAAAATTCAAAACCGAGACTGATACACTTTTATCGGAAGAGAATATTAAATTGGGTCAACGGAGTTAAGATCCCAACTAGCCATGATCCAGCTGAACTGCAGAACAAGCTCAAGAGGCTGGATGGCCTTCCAGTTCTGAACTCCACACTAAGTAATATATTTCACTGTTGGAATTTTGGGGTTACCATGTTGCCTTTGAGTTCCACGTCAGATCTTTTGGCTGCAAATAACCTAGTAAAAACATGGCTTGTGTCTTCTTCATCTCTATACCAATGGCTTAAATTAAGTCTTTCTATTCGAgaccctccctctctgtctctgcaatGGCTTGGTGTGTAGGGATGTATTTGTGGAGATGAGATTGCTGCCCTATTCAAGCACAGAAGTGTTATTCAAACCAATGTTAAAAATGTACAGGTGTCACATTGCGTAGAAGCTCTCCGGAAGTGAGGGTGACAAAGCTTGGTGTTTCCATCTCTTTCTTTTCCTTGCCCATTTTCCTGATGATGTTGAGAAAGTAGAATGGGTAAGGAGGTGATCACTGATGGAAAAGTGCTTCTCTCACTTCTAATAAAGTACTGGAATGTCAGATTCAATACTCCGTACTTACCAACATAGCAATGAGGGGCTGTGCTTGGTATATTGCAGTCAGATCAACTattttaacagagataatgggaactgcagatgctggagattccaagataataaaatgtgaggctggatgaacacagcaggccaagcagcatctcaggagcacaaaagctgacgtttcgggcctagacccttcatcagagggaaacgtcagcttttgtgctcctgagatgctgcttagcctgctgtgttcatccagcctcacattttattatcaactaTTTTAACAATTTctttgtgtctctttctctgcatgCCTCCCTTTTTGACCCATCTGTCCCTTCATATCCATTTTTCATTTGCCTGGATTTTTCATCATCCACTTTCTCTCTCGACCTGCCTGACTCTCCCTCCTTCACAATGTATgcagctgaattttttttataacggcctgtgattttttttttcctctgatgtTTCTTGTTTCCCTCCCTGTTAGGTGTCTATCTCGCACAGTCCCCCAGCTCCAACTCAACACCCGACAGTCATAGTGCCAGCACCCCTGACTCCAAGTGTCCTCCAGGTCAATGTGGTAACCATGGCGCCGAGCTCTGTCATCAACACAGTGTCCACATCGAAACAGAACTTGGATACCATTGTACAGGTATGAGGGTGGGTTCAGAGGGACACTATCACATTTACAGGATCAGATAGCTACAGTGAGTTGAAGGGTCGCTCTTGTGGGTGGTCACTCTGGTCCGGGAAGTTGTCTTCCTCTACTTTTCTGTTAGGACTGAAGTGGCTTGTGGTTTCCTAGCTCTGGTAGATTTGAATTGAGGACCTGAAGTGAGTGTAGAGACACTGAGTGATGATCTTTCAGCACAGTAGcggggtgggggtgaggagaGCTGACCATTTCATAAGAGGGGACTATTAATATTGACATATGTTCCCATAACAGGGCAAAACAAGAGGGATCACCTCagtattaaatttattttattgtctTCAGCAGTCACCTAAATATAATCTTTCTCTTCCAAGGCTATTCAGCACATTGAAGCCAATGAACAGGGCATCAAAGAGGACCCAGCGAGAATGGAGAAAGACATCTCAGCTTTTGTGAACCTTGACAGGATGCAGGAGGGCGTCAAGGAGAGGGAGTGGCATGGGCTGGTGA
This is a stretch of genomic DNA from Stegostoma tigrinum isolate sSteTig4 chromosome 38, sSteTig4.hap1, whole genome shotgun sequence. It encodes these proteins:
- the LOC125447164 gene encoding transcription factor AP-4-like gives rise to the protein MAYYAGQKTLQEFRKAEKEVIGGLCSLSNIALTPESQRDHDRRIRREIANSNERRRMQSINAGFQSLKVLLPHTDGEKLSKAAILQQTAEYIFALEEDKTRLVQQNAHLKRLVQEYSGSSPKRKRGDESDEGIGSPDSADEELAELRQHLEKERLIRITLEEKVKALESQLQPGKLKEILHQAQLQQEHDVLLDRQRQLLEEQQRSINIPAQVSISHSPPAPTQHPTVIVPAPLTPSVLQVNVVTMAPSSVINTVSTSKQNLDTIVQAIQHIEANEQGIKEDPARMEKDISAFVNLDRMQEGVKEREWHGLVTASPLIIKSSFSDMEAGSQDTDGRDMLAMLRRPKVEVEPVPSVLVPGTGVL